In the genome of Pacificitalea manganoxidans, the window GCTAAAAAATGGCACAAACGATAGATGCGACGATGGCAGGGACGATCTTCAAGATCGAGGCCAGTGTCGGAGATGAGATCGACTTCGGTGACGTGGTCGCCATCCTCGAGTCCATGAAAATGGAGATCAATATCGAGGCGGACGGCGCCGGTGTGGTCGAGCAGATCTTGATTGCGGAAGGTGATACAGTGGATTCGGGCACGCCAATCCTGTCTTACAAGTAAGGCCGCAGAGGCCGGGAGGAGCAAAGATGACAGCGATGTCGATGGTTCTAGGGGATCAGGTCTCTCATAACGCGGCCCGATTTCCCGATAAGGTCGCGTTGATCGAGGGGGACCGAAAGGTCTCCTATGCCGAGCTTGATGAGATGACGAACCGTGTCGCGAACACTTTGCGCGCCCGGGGTTTGGCAAAGGGTGACAATGTCGCCATGCTGCTGGGATCGGGGATCGACTGGGTAATGCTCTATGTCGGAATTACCAAGGCGGATTGTTGCGCCGTGCCGATGAACTACCGCCTGACCGCCGCCGATATTGAATCGACCGTCGAAGACTG includes:
- a CDS encoding biotin/lipoyl-containing protein — encoded protein: MAQTIDATMAGTIFKIEASVGDEIDFGDVVAILESMKMEINIEADGAGVVEQILIAEGDTVDSGTPILSYK